One segment of Panicum virgatum strain AP13 chromosome 3K, P.virgatum_v5, whole genome shotgun sequence DNA contains the following:
- the LOC120696588 gene encoding 40S ribosomal protein S16, with product MAAVLTRPAAGTVQCFGRKKTAVAVAYTKPGRGLIKVNGVPIELIRPEILRLKAFEPIMLAGRSRFKDIDMRIRVRGGGKTSQIYAIRQAVAKALVAYFQKYVDEAAKKEVKDIFGRYDRTLLVADPRRCEPKKFGGRGARARFQKSYR from the coding sequence ATGGCTGCCGTGCTCACCCGCCCGGCCGCGGGCACCGTCCAGTGCTTCGGCCGCAAGAAgacggccgtggccgtggcctaCACCAAGCCCGGGCGCGGGCTGATCAAGGTGAACGGTGTCCCCATCGAGCTCATCCGCCCGGAGATCCTCCGCCTCAAGGCCTTCGAGCCCATCATGCTCGCCGGGCGCTCCCGGTTCAAGGACATCGACATGAGGATCCGCGTCCGCGGCGGAGGGAAGACGTCGCAGATCTACGCCATCCGCCAGGCCGTCGCCAAGGCGCTCGTCGCCTACTTCCAGAAGTACGTCGACGAGGCCGCCAAGAAGGAGGTCAAGGACATCTTCGGCCGCTACGACCGCAccctcctcgtcgccgacccCAGGCGCTGCGAGCCCAAGAAGTTCGGTGGTCGCGGTGCCCGCGCCAGGTTCCAGAAGTCTTACCGTTAA